A window of the Acidimicrobiales bacterium genome harbors these coding sequences:
- a CDS encoding LLM class F420-dependent oxidoreductase encodes MKVDGGLGYGGAATSGMASIAASAKEQEEAGYSGLWTAETSRDPFLPLLIAAEHTEKIEIGTSIAVAFARNPMTLANTANDLQELSGGRFILGLGSQIKPHITKRFSMEWSKPAARMREMILAMHAIWDSWENSTKLDFRGEFYTHTLMTPFFDPGPNPHGRPKIFLAGVGELMTQVAGEVADGFICHGFTTEKYLREVTIPALDKGRAKAGKPSLADSPAEGPDSFQIVGPSFVVTGSDEDQLAKAAQGTRQQIAFYGSTPAYRPVLEIHGWGGLQDELNTMSKQGQWVEMADKIDDEILNTFAVVGEPEAVAPELKARYGDVIQRISFYAPYASDRERWSKVLADIKS; translated from the coding sequence ATGAAAGTCGACGGAGGACTCGGGTACGGCGGAGCCGCAACGAGCGGGATGGCCAGCATCGCCGCGTCGGCCAAGGAGCAGGAGGAAGCCGGCTACTCCGGCCTGTGGACCGCCGAGACGTCGCGCGACCCGTTCCTCCCGCTGCTGATCGCCGCCGAACACACCGAGAAGATCGAGATCGGCACCTCCATCGCCGTTGCGTTCGCCCGCAACCCGATGACCCTGGCCAACACCGCCAACGACCTGCAGGAACTCTCCGGCGGCCGCTTCATCCTCGGCCTCGGCTCGCAGATCAAGCCGCACATCACCAAGCGCTTCTCGATGGAGTGGTCGAAGCCGGCTGCCCGCATGCGGGAGATGATCCTCGCCATGCACGCCATCTGGGACAGCTGGGAGAACAGCACCAAGCTCGACTTCCGGGGCGAGTTCTACACCCACACCCTCATGACCCCGTTCTTCGATCCCGGGCCCAACCCCCACGGTCGTCCGAAGATCTTCCTTGCTGGTGTCGGCGAGCTCATGACCCAGGTGGCGGGCGAGGTGGCCGACGGCTTCATCTGCCACGGCTTCACCACCGAGAAGTACCTGCGTGAGGTCACCATCCCCGCCCTCGACAAGGGGCGGGCCAAGGCGGGCAAGCCGTCGCTGGCCGACTCGCCGGCCGAAGGACCCGACAGCTTCCAGATCGTCGGTCCGTCGTTCGTCGTCACCGGGTCCGATGAGGACCAGCTGGCCAAGGCCGCCCAGGGCACCCGCCAGCAGATCGCCTTCTACGGCTCGACCCCGGCGTATCGGCCGGTGCTCGAGATCCACGGTTGGGGCGGCCTGCAGGACGAGCTCAACACGATGTCGAAGCAGGGTCAGTGGGTCGAGATGGCCGACAAGATCGACGACGAGATCCTCAACACGTTCGCCGTGGTCGGCGAGCCCGAGGCCGTCGCCCCCGAGTTGAAGGCCCGCTACGGCGATGTCATCCAGCGCATCAGCTTCTACGCCCCCTACGCCAGCGATCGCGAGCGCTGGTCGAAGGTCCTCGCCGACATCAAGTCCTGA
- a CDS encoding carboxypeptidase regulatory-like domain-containing protein, giving the protein MARTRTLRPLSAVRSHGRRIAAVAASVGLATGGLSLVSAPVSAEAPTGCGAVGAAGVIPITFPNPTGATINQTTTTVGATATYANVGTVDGVSIDARATLDAISGGDIKFEDSVSDDARFLLGRFDSTMSATITWEFYRSGDPSAPVPVLSTWVIGDIDGSNRESLSLAKTGLTSMQAVATNGVIVDASSDPATVTGNLVHDSWSGTPPEESWVQLDFAGVSSFTITYNLDSGSTGARYTHTGNGDLVFTQATTCLGVSDYDGDGIVDIDDPDDDNDGITDVDEGDGDTDGDGTPAYKDLDSDNDGISDATENGGASGLADFDNDGVPTHLDLDSDGDGLYDADEAGHGITSVDGEIPGPYGVNGMADAVETSDSTDGTIATENYSLQNADGGTVDYLENADVELVSISSASVVPGEQATITMTLRNNGIGEAGDVTIAHPLPAGTALNTGASPGCIVVSGDVRCTIPGTIADGASPTVSFVLDTSPSATAGTAATSATIFDTATPDANAGNNAAAGTFEFLAPIADLAVTGVTSPTVAPGNSTTVVVDYVNNGPSDAQSFEVHYPLPTGATLNPTGTTSGCAVAAGDIVCTVSGPLAPAGTGSVTVALDVAGTATANTQNVSGSIQNQAVTDDDSANDTMAATFEVTDAVADIEVSASAPTIVPGDTGDVTLTVTYQSGPSTATDVEVVYVLPTGVTTNGPLPAGCVETPTGTITCDAGDLASGSVDFVIGVKVDQAAAPSSTLNGTVTATTTADDADGASGPADVATGAATADLVVVVTDPVSPITPGSTGVVTIDVTNNGPSQSPGTSVVYVLPTGVEVDTDTGLPAGCTEAPTGTVTCVVGSMANGATDQFVIPVRVPADAAGPASLDDGTVTATSTGATDPVPTNNVDVNSTIETGAPKADLGIVVDPFPALQPGDTGTITATVTNHGPSDGGPVDVVFELPIGIDFDDAAANPNGCSVANRTVTCPIAGPMLSGDAVDVAIPVVMVRSLASSGPIAVAPVDLANQSVIDPNASNDSADGMFVLDLTGDSDGDGISDADEMDPKHTGLPVDTDGDGTPDYLDLDSDGDGIPDTTERGSSATPVDTDGDGTPDYRDLDSDGDGITDATERGTGATPVDTDGDGTPDYRDLDSDGDGVTDAVERGTSATPVDTDGDGTPDYRDLDSDGDGFTDAEELVFGDPSADDDGDGIPNRNDPDVSTISGTITDPTGKPLAFVKVTITAADGKQYTTTTNAVGQYIFSSAPGQVLPAGKVTITATLSDGSALVAGATMVAGRTVQQDLQQNDAPLVLAFTGSSRTVFNTGLVLLSAGTLLVLFTSRKPKPVRVRVDRR; this is encoded by the coding sequence ATGGCTCGCACTCGCACACTCCGCCCGCTCTCGGCCGTCCGCTCGCACGGACGCCGCATCGCTGCGGTGGCAGCCAGCGTCGGTCTCGCCACCGGTGGGCTGTCGCTGGTCAGCGCCCCGGTGTCGGCCGAGGCCCCCACCGGCTGTGGCGCCGTGGGAGCAGCCGGCGTCATCCCCATCACGTTCCCCAACCCGACCGGAGCGACGATCAACCAGACGACGACCACGGTCGGCGCCACTGCCACCTATGCCAACGTCGGCACCGTCGATGGCGTGTCGATCGACGCCCGGGCCACCCTCGACGCCATCAGCGGCGGCGACATCAAGTTCGAGGACTCCGTCAGCGACGACGCCCGATTCCTCCTGGGCCGGTTCGACTCGACCATGAGCGCCACCATCACCTGGGAGTTCTATCGCTCGGGTGATCCCTCCGCTCCCGTTCCCGTGCTCTCCACCTGGGTGATCGGCGACATCGACGGCAGCAACCGGGAGAGCTTGTCGCTGGCCAAGACGGGCCTCACGTCGATGCAGGCCGTCGCCACCAATGGCGTGATCGTCGATGCATCGTCCGACCCCGCCACCGTCACGGGCAACCTCGTCCACGACTCGTGGAGCGGTACCCCACCCGAGGAGTCGTGGGTCCAGCTCGACTTCGCCGGCGTGAGCTCGTTCACCATCACCTACAACTTGGACAGCGGCTCGACGGGCGCCCGCTACACCCATACCGGCAACGGCGATCTTGTCTTCACCCAGGCCACTACCTGCCTCGGCGTGTCCGACTACGACGGCGACGGCATCGTCGACATCGACGACCCCGACGACGACAACGACGGGATCACCGACGTCGACGAGGGTGACGGCGACACCGACGGCGACGGTACCCCGGCCTACAAGGACCTCGATTCCGACAACGACGGCATCAGCGACGCCACCGAGAACGGTGGAGCCAGCGGGCTGGCCGACTTCGACAACGACGGCGTCCCCACTCACCTCGATCTCGACTCCGATGGCGACGGTCTCTACGACGCCGACGAGGCGGGCCACGGCATCACCAGTGTCGACGGCGAGATCCCCGGCCCTTACGGCGTGAACGGCATGGCCGACGCCGTCGAGACCAGCGACTCGACCGATGGCACCATTGCCACCGAGAACTACTCCCTCCAGAACGCCGACGGCGGGACCGTCGACTATCTCGAGAACGCCGACGTCGAGCTCGTGTCGATCTCGTCGGCCAGTGTCGTGCCCGGCGAACAGGCCACGATCACGATGACATTGCGCAACAACGGCATCGGCGAGGCCGGCGATGTCACCATCGCCCATCCGCTTCCGGCGGGCACCGCCCTGAACACCGGCGCATCCCCCGGTTGCATCGTCGTGTCCGGTGACGTTCGCTGCACCATTCCCGGCACGATCGCCGACGGGGCCTCGCCCACCGTCTCGTTCGTGCTCGACACTTCGCCGTCGGCCACCGCCGGCACTGCCGCCACGTCGGCGACGATCTTCGACACCGCCACCCCTGACGCCAACGCCGGCAACAACGCCGCCGCCGGGACGTTCGAGTTCCTGGCACCGATCGCCGATCTCGCCGTCACCGGCGTCACCAGCCCCACGGTCGCTCCCGGCAACTCGACCACCGTGGTCGTCGACTACGTGAACAACGGCCCGTCCGACGCCCAGAGCTTCGAGGTGCACTATCCGCTCCCGACCGGCGCAACGCTGAACCCGACCGGGACCACGAGCGGGTGCGCCGTTGCCGCCGGCGACATCGTCTGCACCGTCAGCGGGCCCCTCGCCCCCGCCGGCACCGGTTCGGTGACCGTTGCGCTGGACGTTGCCGGCACGGCCACCGCCAACACCCAGAACGTCAGCGGGTCGATCCAGAACCAAGCCGTCACCGATGACGACAGCGCCAACGACACGATGGCCGCCACCTTCGAGGTGACCGACGCCGTCGCCGACATCGAGGTCTCGGCCTCCGCGCCGACCATCGTCCCCGGCGACACCGGCGACGTCACCCTCACCGTCACCTACCAGTCGGGTCCGTCGACGGCGACCGACGTCGAGGTCGTCTACGTCCTCCCGACCGGTGTCACCACCAACGGCCCGCTCCCCGCTGGCTGTGTCGAGACCCCGACCGGCACCATCACCTGCGACGCCGGTGACCTCGCCTCGGGCTCGGTCGACTTCGTGATCGGCGTGAAGGTCGACCAGGCCGCAGCCCCGTCGTCGACGCTCAACGGCACGGTCACGGCCACCACCACGGCCGACGACGCCGACGGTGCGAGCGGCCCGGCCGACGTCGCCACCGGCGCAGCAACTGCCGATCTGGTCGTGGTGGTCACCGATCCGGTTTCCCCGATCACCCCCGGTTCGACCGGTGTCGTCACGATCGACGTCACCAACAATGGTCCGTCGCAGTCTCCCGGCACGAGCGTGGTCTATGTGCTGCCAACCGGCGTGGAGGTCGACACCGACACTGGCCTCCCCGCCGGCTGCACCGAAGCCCCGACCGGCACGGTCACCTGTGTCGTCGGCTCCATGGCCAACGGTGCGACCGATCAGTTCGTCATCCCCGTCCGGGTCCCCGCCGATGCAGCCGGACCGGCCAGCCTCGACGACGGCACGGTCACCGCCACCTCAACCGGCGCCACCGACCCGGTCCCGACCAACAACGTCGATGTGAACTCGACCATCGAGACCGGCGCCCCGAAGGCCGACCTCGGCATCGTGGTCGACCCCTTCCCGGCGCTCCAGCCCGGCGACACCGGAACGATCACCGCGACCGTGACCAACCACGGTCCCTCCGATGGCGGCCCGGTCGACGTCGTGTTCGAGCTCCCCATCGGCATCGACTTCGATGACGCCGCCGCCAACCCCAACGGCTGCTCGGTTGCCAACCGCACCGTGACCTGCCCGATCGCCGGGCCGATGCTCTCCGGCGACGCCGTCGACGTAGCGATCCCCGTCGTGATGGTGCGCAGCCTGGCGTCGTCGGGCCCGATCGCCGTCGCACCGGTCGACCTGGCGAACCAGTCGGTCATCGACCCGAATGCGTCGAACGACAGCGCCGACGGCATGTTCGTCCTCGACCTCACCGGCGACTCCGACGGCGACGGGATCAGCGACGCCGACGAGATGGACCCGAAGCACACCGGTCTGCCGGTTGACACCGACGGCGACGGCACGCCGGACTACCTCGATCTCGACTCCGACGGTGACGGCATCCCGGACACCACCGAGCGAGGCAGCTCGGCAACGCCCGTCGACACCGACGGCGACGGCACCCCCGACTACCGCGACCTCGACTCCGACGGCGACGGCATCACCGACGCCACCGAACGAGGCACCGGCGCCACCCCGGTCGATACCGACGGCGACGGCACCCCCGACTACCGCGACCTCGACTCCGATGGCGACGGCGTGACCGATGCGGTCGAGCGGGGGACCTCGGCGACTCCTGTCGACACCGACGGCGACGGCACCCCCGACTACCGCGACCTCGACTCCGATGGCGACGGCTTCACCGACGCCGAGGAGCTGGTGTTCGGCGATCCATCGGCCGACGATGACGGCGACGGCATCCCGAACCGGAACGACCCCGACGTCTCGACGATCTCGGGCACGATCACCGACCCGACCGGCAAGCCGCTCGCCTTCGTGAAAGTGACCATCACCGCCGCCGACGGCAAGCAGTACACCACGACCACCAACGCGGTCGGCCAGTACATCTTCTCGTCGGCACCCGGTCAGGTGCTGCCCGCAGGCAAGGTGACGATCACCGCCACCCTGTCCGACGGATCGGCGCTCGTCGCCGGCGCCACGATGGTCGCCGGGCGGACGGTGCAGCAGGACCTCCAGCAGAACGACGCTCCGCTGGTGCTCGCATTCACCGGGTCGTCCCGCACCGTCTTCAACACGGGCCTCGTACTGCTCTCGGCCGGCACGCTGCTGGTGCTGTTCACCAGCCGCAAGCCCAAGCCGGTCCGGGTGCGAGTCGACCGCCGGTGA
- a CDS encoding alpha/beta hydrolase-fold protein, with translation MAWTTTTETTVCDRSGTAHTISTGLPVRHDRMDEMPLIVCMDAPWTFGTVLDATRIMSMSGEAPEAMVVGIGFAEESMGEYLRQRARWLTPTPFEPPPGSGVKGLVADDCGRASVLHEFVRDQVLPSVMADHAISERWFVGHSFSGLFGVRTMLTEPSLFDKWLLASPSIWWDDRAILQLEQAYADEHDDLAVDLFVSGGEHERDSGFSIVDDALGFVDTLNGRGYPNLRATATVLAGDGHSNCIGNAVSKGLRALL, from the coding sequence ATGGCCTGGACCACCACGACCGAAACGACGGTCTGCGACCGCAGCGGGACCGCACACACGATCTCGACCGGGTTGCCGGTGCGGCACGACCGAATGGACGAGATGCCGCTGATCGTGTGCATGGACGCCCCGTGGACGTTCGGCACGGTGCTCGACGCCACGAGGATCATGTCGATGTCGGGTGAGGCACCCGAGGCGATGGTGGTAGGGATCGGGTTCGCCGAGGAGTCGATGGGGGAGTACCTGCGCCAGCGGGCACGGTGGCTCACCCCGACCCCGTTCGAGCCGCCACCCGGTAGCGGGGTGAAGGGCCTCGTGGCCGACGACTGCGGTCGAGCCTCGGTCCTCCACGAGTTCGTGCGCGACCAGGTACTGCCATCGGTCATGGCCGACCATGCGATCAGCGAGCGCTGGTTCGTCGGCCACAGCTTCAGCGGACTGTTCGGGGTGCGGACGATGCTCACCGAGCCGAGCCTGTTCGACAAGTGGTTGCTCGCCAGCCCCTCCATCTGGTGGGACGACCGAGCGATCCTCCAGCTCGAGCAGGCCTACGCCGACGAGCATGATGATCTCGCCGTCGACCTGTTCGTCTCGGGCGGCGAGCACGAGCGCGACAGCGGTTTCAGCATCGTCGACGACGCACTCGGGTTTGTCGACACGCTGAACGGCCGCGGCTACCCGAACCTGCGGGCCACGGCGACGGTGCTTGCCGGCGACGGCCACTCGAACTGCATCGGCAACGCCGTCAGCAAGGGTCTGCGAGCGTTGCTCTAG
- a CDS encoding acyl-CoA dehydrogenase: protein MSTTNLNAVDALITETADRLFARLCTHEAIQRAEELGSAPEIWSAFAETGFPWISIPEEAGGSGGSLLDALEVLRLVGYHAAPIPAAETGMLGGWLLASAGLAIPEGIVTVAPGHRADRLTLADDGTLSGTVHMVPWGRAAERLAVLVDGHVVSVAAEQAKVEPQTSLAGEPRDSLTFDRATVESAPAPDGVDDAAFRLRGALSRVALMGGAIEKMSQLTVTYTNERKQFGQAVARFQAVQQHLVWAAQDAALARSVAEIAGLAASRGPAEFEIASAKLNANQAATRATKACHQAHGAMGMTQEYPLHHSSRRLWAWRSEYGGTAEWAEVVGRAAVAAGADGLYPLITGGSTA from the coding sequence ATGAGCACCACCAACCTGAATGCCGTCGACGCACTGATCACCGAAACCGCCGATCGGCTCTTCGCCCGGCTCTGCACGCACGAGGCCATCCAACGGGCCGAGGAGCTAGGGTCGGCGCCCGAGATCTGGTCGGCCTTCGCCGAGACCGGGTTCCCGTGGATCTCGATTCCCGAGGAGGCGGGTGGCTCGGGTGGTTCGCTGCTCGACGCACTCGAGGTGCTGCGGCTCGTCGGCTACCACGCCGCACCGATCCCGGCCGCTGAGACCGGCATGCTCGGCGGTTGGCTGCTGGCATCAGCCGGTCTGGCGATCCCCGAGGGCATCGTCACCGTCGCACCGGGCCACCGAGCTGACCGCCTCACGCTCGCCGACGACGGCACCCTCAGCGGCACCGTGCACATGGTCCCGTGGGGACGAGCGGCGGAACGACTGGCGGTGCTGGTCGATGGCCATGTCGTGTCGGTCGCAGCGGAGCAGGCGAAGGTCGAGCCGCAGACCTCGCTCGCCGGCGAACCGCGCGACTCGCTCACCTTCGACCGAGCGACCGTGGAGTCCGCACCAGCACCCGACGGTGTCGATGACGCAGCCTTCCGGCTGCGGGGAGCGCTCAGTCGGGTGGCCCTCATGGGTGGGGCCATCGAGAAGATGAGCCAGCTGACGGTCACCTACACAAACGAACGCAAGCAGTTCGGCCAGGCGGTCGCGCGGTTCCAGGCGGTGCAGCAGCATCTGGTGTGGGCGGCGCAGGATGCGGCGCTCGCCCGGTCGGTCGCCGAGATCGCCGGGCTGGCCGCCTCACGAGGACCGGCCGAGTTCGAGATCGCCTCGGCCAAGCTCAACGCCAACCAGGCCGCCACCCGCGCCACCAAGGCCTGCCACCAGGCCCACGGCGCCATGGGCATGACCCAGGAGTATCCGCTGCATCACTCCAGCCGTCGACTGTGGGCCTGGCGCAGCGAGTACGGCGGCACGGCGGAGTGGGCGGAGGTGGTCGGTCGGGCCGCGGTGGCGGCCGGCGCCGACGGGCTCTACCCGCTCATCACCGGAGGTTCCACGGCCTGA
- a CDS encoding TIGR03086 family metal-binding protein translates to MMNGPGAVWQQAADNFDRHLQAVTDDQWSAPTNCGEWTVKDLVDHTVNSQARIGGAIGASTAPTDEWSDVRSKITAALGDPSNLEGNLEGGPFNGMPKHQLLGIAVGDLLIHSWDLAVAIDGDRTLPDEAVEAVHLGLQRMPPQMMRSSGMFGPEVEVPADASAQDKLLGFVGRQP, encoded by the coding sequence ATGATGAACGGACCAGGTGCAGTGTGGCAGCAGGCCGCCGACAACTTCGATCGCCATCTCCAGGCGGTCACCGACGATCAGTGGAGTGCCCCCACCAACTGTGGTGAGTGGACGGTGAAGGATCTGGTCGACCACACCGTGAACTCGCAAGCTCGGATCGGCGGGGCAATCGGCGCATCGACCGCACCCACCGATGAGTGGTCCGATGTGCGAAGCAAGATCACCGCTGCGTTGGGAGATCCGTCGAACCTCGAGGGCAATCTCGAAGGTGGGCCGTTCAACGGCATGCCGAAGCACCAGCTGCTCGGGATCGCCGTCGGCGACCTCCTGATCCACAGCTGGGATCTGGCGGTCGCCATCGACGGTGACCGCACCCTCCCCGACGAAGCCGTCGAGGCGGTGCACCTCGGACTGCAGCGGATGCCGCCCCAGATGATGCGTTCGTCGGGCATGTTCGGCCCCGAGGTCGAGGTGCCAGCCGACGCCAGCGCGCAGGACAAGCTCCTCGGTTTCGTAGGCCGCCAACCCTGA
- a CDS encoding AMP-binding protein: MKTIVSRIEHAAKGSGRITFVTGAEPVSLSWAELHEQAKGAAAALQARGVQHGDHVALLGPTTQQLVTSLQAVWLCGATLVVLPLPMRLASLDEFVTATKERIHRADCVAVIVDPDLAPFVEVGPEDPPVYNMADLMPGEGRPTADDFIRPDYDEDDLFVLQFTSGSTSAPKGVMLPNHVVAANLDAILEAAEVDVEDDVMVSWLPLYHDMGLVGFCILPMSAGIDLVLGAPQDFLASPARWMEWISEYGGTATAGPNFSYVLATRALERSKKVLDLSRLRIALNGAEPVDPASVQAFIDAAERHGMRPGAVFPAFGMAEVAIAGSFPKPLSGMALDTVDGVALELEHRAVPVPADHPNARAMVKLGHAVPGLEFRIVDPATSVSVGEREVGELQIRGTSVTTGYYQRPDANAELFDGDWLRTGDLAYQIDGEMVMCGRIKDVIIVGGRNVYPQDIERSVGMVDGVRSGNVIAFSVPGRKGKEAVVVVAETRADDTDPLRSLIGHSVVEAVGVPARDVVFVRPGSLPKTSSGKLQRQLCRQQFIDGTLELVGS; this comes from the coding sequence GTGAAGACCATTGTGAGCAGAATCGAGCACGCTGCCAAAGGCAGCGGCCGTATCACCTTCGTCACGGGCGCAGAGCCCGTCTCGCTCAGCTGGGCCGAGCTCCATGAGCAGGCAAAAGGCGCAGCAGCAGCGCTCCAGGCCCGCGGCGTGCAACACGGTGATCATGTCGCGCTGCTCGGTCCCACCACCCAGCAACTGGTCACGTCGCTGCAGGCCGTGTGGCTGTGTGGCGCCACCCTCGTGGTCCTCCCCCTGCCCATGCGGCTCGCCTCGCTCGACGAGTTCGTCACCGCCACCAAGGAACGGATTCACCGGGCCGACTGTGTGGCCGTGATCGTCGATCCCGACCTGGCCCCGTTCGTCGAGGTGGGCCCAGAAGACCCGCCGGTCTACAACATGGCCGACCTCATGCCGGGTGAGGGCCGCCCGACCGCCGATGACTTCATCCGGCCCGACTACGACGAAGACGACCTGTTCGTCCTGCAGTTCACCAGCGGCTCGACCTCGGCGCCCAAGGGCGTGATGCTGCCGAACCATGTGGTGGCCGCCAACCTCGACGCCATTCTCGAAGCAGCCGAGGTCGACGTCGAGGACGACGTCATGGTCTCGTGGCTCCCGCTCTACCACGACATGGGCCTGGTGGGCTTCTGCATCCTGCCGATGTCGGCCGGTATCGACCTCGTGCTCGGTGCGCCGCAGGACTTCCTCGCCTCGCCCGCCCGATGGATGGAGTGGATCTCGGAATACGGCGGCACCGCGACGGCCGGCCCCAACTTCTCCTACGTGCTGGCCACTCGGGCGCTCGAACGGTCGAAGAAGGTGCTCGACCTTTCCCGTCTTCGTATCGCGCTCAACGGCGCCGAACCGGTTGATCCGGCCTCGGTCCAGGCGTTCATCGACGCCGCCGAGCGGCACGGCATGCGACCGGGCGCCGTGTTCCCGGCGTTCGGCATGGCCGAGGTCGCCATTGCCGGCAGCTTCCCCAAGCCGCTGAGCGGGATGGCGCTCGACACCGTCGATGGTGTGGCGCTCGAACTCGAGCATCGTGCCGTTCCCGTGCCGGCGGACCACCCCAACGCTCGGGCGATGGTCAAGCTCGGCCACGCCGTGCCCGGGCTCGAGTTCCGGATCGTCGACCCGGCCACCTCCGTCTCGGTCGGGGAACGCGAGGTCGGTGAGCTGCAGATTCGCGGCACCTCGGTCACGACCGGCTACTACCAGCGGCCCGACGCCAACGCCGAACTGTTCGACGGCGACTGGCTCCGCACCGGCGACCTCGCCTACCAGATCGACGGCGAGATGGTCATGTGCGGCCGAATCAAAGACGTCATCATCGTCGGCGGCCGCAACGTCTACCCGCAAGACATCGAGCGTTCGGTCGGCATGGTCGACGGTGTCCGATCGGGCAACGTCATCGCCTTCAGCGTGCCTGGCCGCAAGGGCAAGGAAGCCGTGGTCGTGGTGGCCGAAACCCGAGCCGACGACACCGACCCGCTGCGCTCACTCATCGGGCACAGCGTGGTCGAAGCGGTCGGTGTGCCGGCCCGCGACGTCGTGTTCGTACGTCCCGGCAGCCTGCCCAAGACCAGCTCGGGCAAGCTGCAGCGCCAGCTCTGCCGTCAACAGTTCATCGACGGCACCCTCGAACTCGTCGGTTCCTGA
- a CDS encoding tetratricopeptide repeat protein: protein MLIDVTDASFETDVLQRSMQIPVVVDLWAPWCGPCKTLGPMIEKVIDDANVGAETPRVVLAKINVDENPMASQAFRVQSIPAVYALSNGQIVDGFTGAQPEQVIREFVSKLVPSGKALEIATLLQSGTEADLLQVLELEPGHHDATVALAQHYVDEHRYQEALDALAKIPETEPARVVGALARVGLQNGSPENLEVEAELEQLLDRVKEDDEARSRFVDLLAVLGNDHPNTAAWRKKLSTRLF from the coding sequence GTGTTGATCGACGTCACTGATGCCAGCTTCGAAACCGACGTACTCCAGCGCTCGATGCAGATCCCGGTCGTGGTCGACCTGTGGGCGCCGTGGTGTGGTCCGTGCAAGACGCTCGGACCGATGATCGAGAAGGTGATCGACGACGCCAACGTCGGCGCCGAGACCCCGCGGGTCGTGCTCGCCAAGATCAACGTCGACGAAAACCCCATGGCGTCGCAGGCGTTCCGAGTGCAGTCGATTCCCGCGGTGTACGCCCTGTCGAACGGCCAGATCGTCGACGGATTCACCGGCGCTCAGCCCGAGCAGGTGATCCGAGAGTTCGTGTCGAAGCTGGTGCCGAGCGGCAAGGCGCTCGAGATCGCCACACTGCTGCAGTCGGGCACCGAGGCCGATCTCCTCCAGGTGCTCGAACTCGAGCCCGGTCACCACGACGCCACCGTCGCCCTGGCCCAGCACTACGTCGACGAGCATCGCTACCAAGAGGCACTCGACGCCCTGGCCAAGATTCCCGAAACCGAGCCTGCTCGTGTCGTCGGCGCCCTCGCTCGGGTCGGTCTGCAGAACGGCTCGCCCGAAAACCTCGAGGTCGAGGCCGAGCTCGAGCAGCTGCTCGATCGGGTGAAGGAAGATGACGAGGCCCGGAGCCGGTTCGTCGATCTGCTCGCCGTGCTCGGCAACGATCACCCCAACACCGCCGCCTGGCGCAAGAAGCTCAGCACCCGACTGTTCTGA
- a CDS encoding ComEA family DNA-binding protein — protein MDTPGPHDPGESTPARLVDLFDDIVVWIERRRHLVSRTVAALVTIAVVLAGGWWAVRPRLSGSIEDQIPMVTLEPTVAAGASDPVMPSTSASSMGGGSTGEASVDEDAGGVPDAMTVHVAGAVRSPGVYEFDVGARVVDAVDAAGGALDGADLSAMNLAAPLVDGSQVRIPLEGETPPAPLGPVGGGGGPGLPTPAADAPVSLNQATAADLERLPGVGPAIAAAIITWRTNNGPFVSVDQLLDVPGIGPAKLAAMADQVVVG, from the coding sequence ATGGACACACCCGGTCCTCACGATCCCGGCGAGTCGACGCCGGCGCGGCTGGTCGACCTGTTCGACGACATCGTCGTGTGGATCGAGCGGCGCCGTCACCTGGTGTCGCGCACCGTTGCGGCGCTGGTGACGATTGCCGTCGTGCTCGCTGGTGGTTGGTGGGCGGTTCGGCCTCGTCTATCGGGGTCGATCGAGGACCAAATCCCGATGGTGACCCTCGAACCGACGGTGGCGGCCGGGGCGAGCGATCCAGTAATGCCATCAACGTCGGCGAGTTCCATGGGTGGGGGCTCGACGGGCGAGGCGAGCGTTGATGAGGACGCCGGCGGTGTACCTGACGCAATGACCGTGCATGTTGCCGGTGCCGTGCGGTCGCCGGGTGTCTACGAGTTCGACGTCGGGGCGCGAGTGGTCGATGCGGTCGACGCCGCCGGTGGCGCCCTCGACGGTGCCGATTTGTCGGCCATGAACCTGGCGGCGCCGCTGGTGGACGGCAGCCAAGTCCGCATCCCGCTCGAGGGCGAGACCCCACCGGCACCTCTCGGTCCGGTCGGTGGGGGAGGAGGGCCAGGGTTGCCGACCCCGGCGGCCGACGCGCCGGTGTCCTTGAACCAGGCGACGGCGGCCGACCTCGAACGCCTACCTGGCGTCGGACCGGCGATCGCCGCAGCGATCATCACGTGGCGGACGAACAACGGGCCGTTCGTCTCCGTCGACCAGTTGCTCGATGTGCCGGGCATCGGCCCGGCCAAGCTCGCCGCCATGGCCGACCAGGTGGTCGTCGGATGA